The genomic stretch CGCAGTTATCAATTCGAGCATTGTCATCTATGGAGGGTAGTACTTCTAACCTTTGGATTTTCATTGTTTGACTACCATGGTTGTGGTGAACTTGTTCTTAATGATTTGCTCATTTCTGTTTGTCCTGTATTGGTTTTGTTAATCATCCACTATTTTGTACATGtgcagcaaaatggatgaatggacacGCCTAATTTTGGGGCCAGATCGATGAATGGCCACATCTTATGCCATGTTCATTGGCAGGCCCCACATAGGAAGCTGTTGTGCtagtttagtggggcccaccgatgaacagcctggatctcgTACAaacatgtgccacattggcaagTCTGCGGACCTATTATCAAGGATGTTTCGAAATGTTAAAATCTTCTCGTGTTTTGTACTTGTAGATGTGGAGAAGATGAGCATCCTATAAATGAATTGCTTGTACTTCAACTAGGAGCCAATCATCCGAATGGCCGTCACAACATTTCCTTATGCAAGATTTTCAGTAATCACTGCAACCAAGAAAAGCCAAGATACTTCAGAGAAATGGAGAATTCAATTAAGAAGAATGTAAGCCCAACTAGATTTAGATGCcaagattaaaaaaagaagaagaagaacttagaatgattattataaatttcCATGTCTGTTCTTATTACAGACAAACATGGTATTTGGAAATGGAGAACCGAATTTTCATGCAAAGAGGAGGAAGTCCGTCGATCATAAGGTGTGGGCGGTTGAATCGGAACAAGAAGAGCATTCTCTTTCCCTATCACAGCATTCATCTCCCACCCAATCCGATCAAGAACAGACACAGACAACGGTTTGTAAGCCGTCATCTGCAGCTTCCGATTCAATCATGGTCTCTCTGCCTTTTGGTTTGTTCAAGCAGCAGAATCAGACCAGCAACCAAACAGAGCAGTGGAACAGCGTTGGAAGGTCTGATCAGGATTTCCATTTCATGGGTGGCGAGTTTCAGAGACAGCGAAAGCCAGAACAGCGTCTCCATGTGGTCCACTCCGGAAGGCAACAAGTGCAGTTCGCACCGTCTGATCAAAAGCTTCCTCAGAGATCAACAGCTCCCACATTGGTAAGAATTCATTTCAGTGAATATTGAAAGTTCTTATTCAAAGATCTTTTCCCCAATCCCACAAGTGCTGATCAGGTATGAGTGCAGGACATCTGAGCTGTCCATCGATTGGGCCATGATAGGCTGGCCTACTCATCAGAAGGGCCATTCATGTCGATCTAATCCAGGCCCTTATCAGCATTTTTAGACCATCTCTTATTTTTCATACATGTACCCACTTGGTGAGTTGGTTGGCCTGACTTTTGGGCCATAtccacttcatggtggggcccaccggctGCGTGGCGAGATGTCCTATACATGTGTGGGGCTGGCATGTGCAGTCATGATTTAGGAAAGTTCTTTATGCTAGTTCTAACCTTGAATCAAAGAACAATCATCTCTTCAAATTTCATTTTTGATGGCCCACTTTTCCTTTGTAGATTGGAGCTGAGGTCCACGGCATGATCGATGGGGCTTTTGATTCTGGGTACCTCATGACCGCTAAAGTTAACGGACAGATACTCAGAGGGGTCTTATTCACACCTGTAAACTTCTCAAAACTTCTGCTGCTCGGTGCGTTTGGATGCGCTCTCTAATCGAATTGCCATTTCCTCACCATTCATATCAATGGTCTGGTTTCGAAATCGCAATAGCATCACACTTCTAGTTGGACTTGAAGTAAATGTGACTGCATTCTGGGGTCTCCTTCCTTGCCATGAATGTTTGGAAAAATCTTAACTTTTACAATTTAGATAGCTCATGCATCCAAACGCGGCATAATTCGTGAAACAGAACCAAATTCTTCTATTTCTATTCATTTCTAAATCTTACAAATTACATTCTGCTGATCAGGGGCATAGTTTTGTCACGAAAGCAGTTCTTCCCAAGAATCCATCTCTAGCCAGTCCAAATGCTATTGCCCAACCGTATTTGCGGCCCACCCACACTTGTACCGCTCGTGTCACACCTCAGCAACAGGCAACAATCATGCTGCCAGAATCTGGTTATCGTGTCCATCAAGATCAACCGCTGTCCATCATCAGATCCACGCCGTCCTTACCCAAACGATCAATGCTTAGTAGTGATCTTCAAGACGTTGTTCTGACATTGGGTGGATCGGGAAGTTGTCGTGGCGGGCCATAAAAGTGATCTACAAGGATGTTCATGTTAGGctcttttttctttccctttgTACATCTCAGTGAGTTTGAACATAAAAGAGTTTTTTGTGATCTTGGCATTGACGCCGACAATGCATTGGTTCTTCACCGATCTTCCAAATGCTATTTCAACCAGAGATCTGGATTCGCCACACATGTACCAACATGTCCCACCTGAACAAGATCAAATACACGTCGAATCAACCCCCTTAACAATCAAAAATTGGAATTgatcaaacaaaatcattaagatTTTGAGCATATAATGATAGCACTATATCTAATAGACTCTTAACAAGCATTCCACCTTTAGGTTTGAGATAGTACACTGCCCCAAGATGATAGGATACTGAGTACTGGTGAATAGTCGGCGCCTATCGCCTTTTTTTCGTGTATTTTGGACTATAGTCCTTTGAAATTACCAGTTTAAAGGGGGAAAAACCCCCATCTCTGGGAAAAAGAGTGTGGGGCTATTTCCAGGGAATCAGTTCAGACACTGTCAGAGTTTGGGCATTTTATTAGAATGAACAATCTTCTTAGACTTTACAGAGGGAGCTTCAAAATagacttgagaagaaaaatagaaaagaaaaaatagtataaaaaaaaaaaaagaagtcattaATCATATTAAGAGTTTGTTGGTGTATTTGTCATTTTATTTTCGAAAGATCATTTTGTTATAAGAAAGTAGCCCCCATGGAGTGGAATCCGTAAGGGGCCTTTTTTTTCGGCGTTTGATAAATGAAAATGCTTAGAAATGGTTCTAGTAGAAAGGTATGTCCTTTGTTTCCTTCATAAAAGCTAGCTTTCAAATACCAGCTGTGCCAGTGATCAAATACAATTTCTAAACATCCTTAGTCTGGTTTTCCTAGCAACATTGAGGGGGGTGTTTAGTTGCTGGTTTTTATATTTCTCTGCTTAGTAATTCCCTAGTTTTGTTAAAACTCAAGTAGGTTACCTCTTTTTAATTTGTTGTTATATTCCCAGGAATTCCATTCCTCAACTTTCCCAAGtttctcgaaaaaaaaaaaaactagttcgTCGACTAAacaaaatttaatatttttctagAAAGAAATAGGCCAATTCTAACATTCCCCATGAAACATAAAAACCAAGTAATGGAATAGGGCCCAATGTACCATCCCTTTTTGTGGGGCCCTTTCTTCCGAACATAGcttcatagttctaaaactcgctaGGTTGACTCGAAACTCGGCCGAGTTAACTCCAAGTCACTAGGAAACTTGATCTTGTATCTAACTCGATCTTCATTCGAGATGACTCGAGAGGTGATTCGATCACTCAATTGATTCCGCGCAACTCACAGTGACTAATTTTGGACATTAATAAATGGAGGAGGGAATCAAACCCACAATCTCTACTACAGAATATCCACTGCAGGAAAGATGACCTAAAAAAATGCACCAATGAACGGCATGTTaacaaaatttgtattttatattacttatcttaactatgttaaatatactcctatccttttttttttttaaaaatttataattgTAAAATATCGAGTCTAGTCTGGTGAAATTGAGTCAAGCTGACCATGTTCAACCACCtttttttgtgtgtttttgaACTATTCCCTTGAAATATCCCACCACTctaatcaccattaaaaactttttggatcaAAATGTATCATTAAAAACAGTCACAAatcacatcatttttttttttgctagcttgttagtacaccctattggcagatcacacttcactgttagccacccccactagggattgataccaagacctcaatgaaacgaggtatctttcactcattctaccacttgagctatggatcagggtataAATCACATCATTAGAAACAGTGACAaatcaacattaaaaactttttgtgagctaCACAAgatttagatcaagttgatatttatctttttccttcatccaggtcttcttgacgttatcaacaggttggatggcaaataaacattatgaaaaccttGTGACGGGTCCTTTGGATTTTTAACGGTGACGCACtcaaacaccactatttcctttggtgtggcccgcctCAGGTTCAGATCTACTTAATCTTTGGGACgtcgagtggatatacaacacatcatcaaagtgggccccacggtaaggttaACACCCATTAAgctgttacccgagtaacacctaat from Magnolia sinica isolate HGM2019 chromosome 17, MsV1, whole genome shotgun sequence encodes the following:
- the LOC131231228 gene encoding acyl-CoA-binding domain-containing protein 5-like isoform X1, with the protein product MGSLGCEIVKNKAMWLYPKVMGFNPCERWGHSACSSNGVVYVFGGCCGGLHFSDILMLEFDAMAWTALVTTGQQPGKRDSHSAVLVGHKMIVLGGTNGSKKVNDLHILDLRTKEWSQPTCEGVSPSPRESHTATIVGENKLVVFGGSGEGEANYLNDIHVLDLNTMKWTSPEVKGDLPVPRDSHTAVAIENKLVVYGGDCGDRYHGEVEVLDMGMLTWSKLAVQGPSPGARAGHTAVNIGTKVYVIGGVGDKHYYNDVWVLDLHTCSWTQLDICCHQPQGRFSHSAAVINSSIVIYGGCGEDEHPINELLVLQLGANHPNGRHNISLCKIFSNHCNQEKPRYFREMENSIKKNTNMVFGNGEPNFHAKRRKSVDHKVWAVESEQEEHSLSLSQHSSPTQSDQEQTQTTVCKPSSAASDSIMVSLPFGLFKQQNQTSNQTEQWNSVGRSDQDFHFMGGEFQRQRKPEQRLHVVHSGRQQVQFAPSDQKLPQRSTAPTLIGAEVHGMIDGAFDSGYLMTAKVNGQILRGVLFTPGHSFVTKAVLPKNPSLASPNAIAQPYLRPTHTCTARVTPQQQATIMLPESGYRVHQDQPLSIIRSTPSLPKRSMLSSDLQDVVLTLGGSGSCRGGP
- the LOC131231228 gene encoding uncharacterized protein LOC131231228 isoform X2 codes for the protein MGSLGCEIVKNKAMWLYPKVMGFNPCERWGHSACSSNGVVYVFGGCCGGLHFSDILMLEFDAMAWTALVTTGQQPGKRDSHSAVLVGHKMIVLGGTNGSKKVNDLHILDLRTKEWSQPTCEGVSPSPRESHTATIVGENKLVVFGGSGEGEANYLNDIHVLDLNTMKWTSPEVKGDLPVPRDSHTAVAIENKLVVYGGDCGDRYHGEVEVLDMGMLTWSKVYVIGGVGDKHYYNDVWVLDLHTCSWTQLDICCHQPQGRFSHSAAVINSSIVIYGGCGEDEHPINELLVLQLGANHPNGRHNISLCKIFSNHCNQEKPRYFREMENSIKKNTNMVFGNGEPNFHAKRRKSVDHKVWAVESEQEEHSLSLSQHSSPTQSDQEQTQTTVCKPSSAASDSIMVSLPFGLFKQQNQTSNQTEQWNSVGRSDQDFHFMGGEFQRQRKPEQRLHVVHSGRQQVQFAPSDQKLPQRSTAPTLIGAEVHGMIDGAFDSGYLMTAKVNGQILRGVLFTPGHSFVTKAVLPKNPSLASPNAIAQPYLRPTHTCTARVTPQQQATIMLPESGYRVHQDQPLSIIRSTPSLPKRSMLSSDLQDVVLTLGGSGSCRGGP
- the LOC131231228 gene encoding acyl-CoA-binding domain-containing protein 5-like isoform X3, translating into MGSLGCEIVKNKAMWLYPKVMGFNPCERWGHSACSSNGVVYVFGGCCGGLHFSDILMLEFDAMAWTALVTTGQQPGKRDSHSAVLVGHKMIVLGGTNGSKKVNDLHILDLRTKEWSQPTCEGVSPSPRESHTATIVGENKLVVFGGSGEGEANYLNDIHVLDLNTMKWTSPEVKGDLPVPRDSHTAVAIENKLVVYGGDCGDRYHGEVEVLDMGMLTWSKLAVQGPSPGARAGHTAVNIGTKVYVIGGVGDKHYYNDVWVLDLHTCSWTQLDICCHQPQGRFSHSAAVINSSIVIYGGCGEDEHPINELLVLQLGANHPNGRHNISLCKIFSNHCNQEKPRYFREMENSIKKNTNMVFGNGEPNFHAKRRKSVDHKVWAVESEQEEHSLSLSQHSSPTQSDQEQTQTTVCKPSSAASDSIMVSLPFGLFKQQNQTSNQTEQWNSVGRSDQDFHFMGGEFQRQRKPEQRLHVVHSGRQQVQFAPSDQKLPQRSTAPTLGHSFVTKAVLPKNPSLASPNAIAQPYLRPTHTCTARVTPQQQATIMLPESGYRVHQDQPLSIIRSTPSLPKRSMLSSDLQDVVLTLGGSGSCRGGP
- the LOC131231228 gene encoding uncharacterized protein LOC131231228 isoform X4, with protein sequence MLEFDAMAWTALVTTGQQPGKRDSHSAVLVGHKMIVLGGTNGSKKVNDLHILDLRTKEWSQPTCEGVSPSPRESHTATIVGENKLVVFGGSGEGEANYLNDIHVLDLNTMKWTSPEVKGDLPVPRDSHTAVAIENKLVVYGGDCGDRYHGEVEVLDMGMLTWSKLAVQGPSPGARAGHTAVNIGTKVYVIGGVGDKHYYNDVWVLDLHTCSWTQLDICCHQPQGRFSHSAAVINSSIVIYGGCGEDEHPINELLVLQLGANHPNGRHNISLCKIFSNHCNQEKPRYFREMENSIKKNTNMVFGNGEPNFHAKRRKSVDHKVWAVESEQEEHSLSLSQHSSPTQSDQEQTQTTVCKPSSAASDSIMVSLPFGLFKQQNQTSNQTEQWNSVGRSDQDFHFMGGEFQRQRKPEQRLHVVHSGRQQVQFAPSDQKLPQRSTAPTLIGAEVHGMIDGAFDSGYLMTAKVNGQILRGVLFTPGHSFVTKAVLPKNPSLASPNAIAQPYLRPTHTCTARVTPQQQATIMLPESGYRVHQDQPLSIIRSTPSLPKRSMLSSDLQDVVLTLGGSGSCRGGP